A genome region from Paracoccus stylophorae includes the following:
- a CDS encoding ribbon-helix-helix domain-containing protein — MCQIFAGQDPDRYESVTRRLRLNGQSTSIRLERAFWRILDDIAAREGVSTPAFISKLYAEVLELHSEAPNFTSLLRCACTIHLGEDQRIAAIAAE, encoded by the coding sequence ATGTGCCAGATCTTCGCGGGGCAGGACCCCGACCGCTATGAATCCGTCACCCGCAGGTTGCGGCTGAACGGGCAATCGACCTCGATCCGGCTGGAACGCGCGTTCTGGCGCATCCTGGACGACATCGCCGCGCGCGAAGGCGTCAGCACGCCCGCCTTCATCTCGAAGCTGTATGCCGAGGTGCTGGAACTGCATAGTGAGGCGCCGAACTTCACCTCGCTGCTGCGCTGCGCCTGCACCATCCATCTGGGCGAGGATCAGAGGATCGCCGCCATCGCCGCCGAATAG
- the tuf gene encoding elongation factor Tu, translating to MAKAKFERNKPHVNIGTIGHVDHGKTTLTAAITKYFGDFRAYDSIDGAPEEKARGITISTAHVEYETDARHYAHVDCPGHADYVKNMITGAAQMDGAILVVNAADGPMPQTREHILLGRQVGIPYMVVYLNKVDQVDDEELLELVEMEVRELLTSYDYPGDDIPIVKGSALAALEGRDPEIGENSIRELLKAVDDYIPTPERAVDQPFLMPIEDVFSISGRGTVVTGRVERGAVNVGDELEIVGIRPTKKTTCTGVEMFRKLLDRGEAGDNIGALLRGIDRDGVERGQVLCKPGSVKPHTKFEAEAYILTKEEGGRHTPFFANYRPQFYFRTTDVTGTVKLPEGTEMVMPGDNLKFEVELIAPIAMEEKLRFAIREGGRTVGAGVVSKIIE from the coding sequence ATGGCAAAGGCAAAGTTTGAACGCAACAAACCGCACGTCAACATCGGGACGATCGGTCACGTCGACCACGGCAAGACGACGCTGACGGCTGCGATCACGAAGTATTTCGGCGATTTCCGGGCCTACGATTCGATCGACGGCGCGCCCGAGGAGAAGGCGCGCGGGATCACCATCTCGACCGCGCATGTGGAATACGAGACCGACGCGCGCCATTACGCGCATGTCGACTGCCCGGGCCACGCCGACTATGTCAAGAACATGATCACCGGCGCGGCGCAGATGGACGGCGCGATCCTGGTGGTGAACGCCGCCGACGGCCCGATGCCGCAGACGCGCGAGCATATCCTGCTGGGCCGCCAGGTCGGCATCCCCTACATGGTCGTCTATCTGAACAAGGTCGACCAGGTCGATGACGAGGAATTGCTGGAACTGGTCGAGATGGAGGTGCGCGAGCTGCTGACCAGCTACGACTATCCGGGCGACGACATTCCGATCGTCAAGGGCTCGGCGCTGGCGGCGCTGGAAGGCCGCGATCCCGAGATCGGCGAGAACTCGATCCGCGAGCTGCTGAAGGCGGTGGACGACTATATCCCGACGCCCGAACGGGCGGTGGACCAGCCCTTCCTGATGCCGATCGAGGACGTGTTCTCGATCTCGGGCCGCGGCACGGTCGTGACCGGCCGGGTCGAGCGTGGCGCGGTGAACGTGGGCGACGAGCTGGAAATCGTCGGCATCCGCCCGACGAAGAAGACCACCTGCACCGGGGTCGAGATGTTCCGCAAGCTGCTGGATCGCGGCGAGGCGGGCGACAATATCGGCGCGCTGCTGCGCGGCATCGACCGCGACGGGGTCGAGCGTGGGCAGGTTCTGTGCAAGCCCGGCTCGGTCAAGCCGCACACCAAGTTCGAGGCCGAGGCCTATATCCTGACCAAGGAAGAGGGCGGCCGCCACACCCCGTTCTTCGCCAATTATCGTCCGCAGTTCTATTTCCGCACGACGGACGTGACCGGCACGGTGAAGCTGCCCGAGGGCACGGAAATGGTGATGCCGGGCGACAACCTGAAATTCGAGGTCGAACTGATCGCGCCCATCGCGATGGAAGAGAAGCTGCGCTTCGCCATCCGCGAAGGCGGCCGCACCGTCGGCGCCGGCGTGGTGTCGAAAATCATCGAGTGA
- the rplJ gene encoding 50S ribosomal protein L10: MDRAQKEQVVEELGQIFESSGVVVVAHYEGMTVAQMQDLRAKMREAGGAVRVAKNKLAKIALEGKPCESIAEYLTGMTVLSFSEDPVAAAKVCQEYAKGNDKFVILGGAMGDTALDPAGVKAVAAMPSRDELIASIVSCIGAPAANIAGAIGAPASNIASILSTLEEREAA; encoded by the coding sequence GTGGATAGAGCGCAAAAAGAACAGGTGGTCGAGGAACTCGGCCAGATCTTTGAAAGCTCTGGCGTCGTGGTGGTTGCCCACTACGAGGGGATGACGGTTGCGCAAATGCAGGACCTGCGCGCGAAGATGCGCGAAGCAGGTGGTGCGGTGCGTGTTGCCAAGAACAAGCTCGCCAAGATCGCCCTGGAGGGTAAGCCGTGCGAAAGCATCGCCGAATACCTGACGGGCATGACCGTGTTGTCCTTCTCGGAAGACCCCGTGGCTGCGGCCAAGGTCTGCCAGGAATACGCCAAGGGGAACGACAAGTTCGTGATCCTGGGCGGTGCGATGGGCGACACGGCGCTGGATCCGGCCGGTGTCAAAGCCGTGGCCGCCATGCCCTCGCGCGACGAGCTTATTGCCTCGATCGTGTCGTGCATCGGCGCCCCTGCTGCCAACATCGCCGGTGCGATCGGCGCGCCTGCAAGCAACATCGCAAGCATCCTCAGCACTCTGGAAGAGCGCGAGGCTGCGTGA
- the rplL gene encoding 50S ribosomal protein L7/L12 → MADLKKLAEDIVGLTLLEAQELKTILKDEYGIEPAAGGAVMMAGPAAGPAEAAEEKTEFDVVLLEAGASKINVIKEVRGITGLGLKEAKDLVEAGGKVKEGATKDEAEEIKKKLEAAGAKVELK, encoded by the coding sequence ATGGCTGATCTGAAGAAACTTGCCGAAGACATCGTGGGCCTGACCCTGCTGGAAGCCCAGGAACTGAAAACCATCCTGAAGGACGAATACGGCATCGAGCCGGCTGCCGGCGGCGCCGTCATGATGGCCGGCCCGGCCGCAGGCCCGGCGGAAGCCGCCGAAGAAAAGACCGAGTTCGACGTCGTGCTGCTTGAGGCCGGCGCCAGCAAGATCAACGTGATCAAGGAAGTGCGCGGCATCACCGGTCTGGGCCTGAAGGAAGCCAAGGACCTGGTCGAGGCCGGCGGCAAGGTCAAGGAAGGCGCGACCAAGGACGAAGCCGAGGAAATCAAGAAGAAGCTTGAAGCAGCCGGCGCCAAGGTCGAACTGAAATAA
- the rplA gene encoding 50S ribosomal protein L1 yields MAKIAKKKAAARAAFEGKSGLSVEDAVKLVKDAASAKFDETVEIALNLGVDPRHADQMVRGVVTLPAGTGKDVRVAVFARGPKADEAKEAGADIVGAEDLMETIQSGKIEFDRCIATPDMMPLVGRLGKILGPRNLMPNPKVGTVTMDVKSAVEAAKGGEVQFKAEKAGVVHAGIGKVSFDEDKLAQNLRAFVDAVQKAKPTGAKGTYMKKVSISSTMGPGVSVDVASATAN; encoded by the coding sequence ATGGCGAAGATCGCAAAGAAAAAAGCCGCGGCACGCGCCGCCTTTGAAGGCAAGTCCGGCCTGTCCGTCGAAGACGCCGTCAAGCTGGTCAAGGACGCAGCGTCGGCCAAGTTCGACGAAACCGTCGAGATCGCGCTGAACCTGGGCGTCGATCCGCGCCATGCCGACCAGATGGTCCGCGGCGTGGTGACCCTGCCCGCCGGCACCGGCAAGGATGTCCGCGTCGCCGTCTTCGCCCGCGGCCCCAAGGCCGACGAGGCGAAAGAGGCCGGGGCCGACATCGTCGGCGCCGAGGATCTGATGGAGACGATCCAGTCGGGCAAGATCGAGTTCGACCGCTGCATCGCCACGCCCGACATGATGCCGCTGGTCGGCCGTCTGGGCAAGATCCTGGGCCCGCGCAACCTGATGCCGAACCCCAAGGTCGGCACGGTGACGATGGACGTGAAATCCGCCGTCGAGGCCGCCAAGGGCGGCGAGGTGCAGTTCAAGGCCGAAAAGGCGGGCGTCGTCCACGCCGGCATCGGCAAGGTCAGCTTTGACGAGGACAAGCTGGCCCAGAACCTGCGCGCCTTTGTCGACGCGGTGCAGAAGGCCAAGCCCACGGGCGCGAAGGGGACCTATATGAAGAAGGTCTCGATCAGCTCGACCATGGGGCCGGGCGTGTCGGTGGATGTAGCGTCCGCGACCGCCAACTGA
- the nusG gene encoding transcription termination/antitermination protein NusG, giving the protein MAKRWYSVSVLSNFEKKVAEAIRQAASEKGLEDEIDEVLVPTEEVIEIRRGKKVTSERRFMPGYVLVHMEMSDRTYHLVNSINRVTGFLGAQGKPMPMRDEEVNTILHRTGDGDEAAPRNLIRFDVGEKVNVTDGPFEGFSGMVEEVDEASSRIKVTVSIFGRPTPVELEFTQVAKTA; this is encoded by the coding sequence ATGGCAAAGCGTTGGTATTCGGTCAGCGTCCTGTCGAACTTCGAGAAGAAGGTCGCCGAGGCGATTCGGCAGGCGGCGTCCGAAAAGGGGCTTGAGGACGAGATCGACGAGGTGCTGGTCCCGACCGAAGAGGTGATCGAGATCCGGCGCGGCAAGAAGGTGACGTCCGAGCGCCGCTTCATGCCCGGCTATGTGCTGGTGCACATGGAGATGTCGGACCGCACCTATCACCTGGTGAACTCGATCAACCGGGTCACGGGGTTCCTGGGCGCGCAGGGCAAGCCGATGCCGATGCGCGACGAAGAGGTGAACACCATCCTTCACCGCACCGGCGACGGCGACGAGGCCGCGCCGCGCAACCTGATCCGCTTTGACGTGGGCGAGAAGGTGAACGTGACCGACGGCCCGTTCGAGGGGTTTTCGGGGATGGTCGAGGAAGTCGACGAGGCGTCGTCCCGCATCAAGGTCACCGTCTCGATCTTCGGCCGGCCGACGCCGGTCGAACTGGAATTCACGCAGGTCGCCAAGACCGCGTGA
- a CDS encoding DUF892 family protein, translated as MAIKNLKDLYLDQLKDLYSACKQSMPVVTELGRAAQSRELSEALIAGNQGISRGMEVLAELCDRHGVDPTGEHCKGMEGIVAEARKHGLETEYADEDAQDAAIITQYQRMMHYAIAGYGCVRTFANRLDLDGDAASLQECLDNTWEGDRRMTKIAEGGVNKAAMDGQ; from the coding sequence ATGGCCATCAAGAACCTGAAAGACCTGTATCTGGACCAGCTGAAAGACCTGTATTCGGCCTGCAAGCAGTCGATGCCGGTCGTGACCGAACTGGGCCGCGCCGCCCAGTCCCGCGAATTGTCCGAGGCGCTGATCGCCGGCAATCAGGGCATCTCACGCGGGATGGAGGTGCTGGCCGAACTGTGCGACCGCCACGGGGTGGACCCGACGGGCGAGCATTGCAAGGGCATGGAAGGCATCGTCGCCGAGGCGCGCAAGCACGGGCTCGAGACCGAATATGCCGACGAGGATGCGCAGGACGCGGCGATCATCACCCAGTATCAGCGGATGATGCATTACGCGATCGCGGGCTATGGCTGCGTGCGGACCTTTGCCAACCGGCTGGATCTGGACGGCGACGCGGCCTCGTTGCAGGAATGTCTGGACAACACTTGGGAAGGCGACCGCCGCATGACCAAGATCGCCGAAGGCGGCGTGAACAAGGCGGCGATGGACGGCCAGTAA
- a CDS encoding Twin-arginine translocation pathway signal has translation MSQLSKQGLTRRALLSRAAAAGALAVAGAGFIAAPDAAWAVEVGTITEHQMATLLQMARDIYPHDRLGDRFYAVAVKSYDSEEAKDAVSQGIAALDAAAVQAGFDDYLSVGWEADRVAILRRIEDTPFFQSVRGGLVTGLYNQKEIWPVFGYEGESFSQGGYIDRGFDDIDWL, from the coding sequence ATGTCTCAACTCAGCAAGCAAGGGCTGACCCGGCGCGCGCTGTTGTCGCGGGCGGCGGCGGCCGGCGCGCTGGCGGTGGCCGGGGCGGGCTTCATCGCCGCGCCCGACGCCGCCTGGGCGGTCGAGGTCGGCACGATCACCGAACACCAGATGGCGACGCTGTTGCAGATGGCGCGCGACATCTATCCGCATGACCGGCTTGGCGACCGGTTCTATGCGGTCGCGGTCAAATCCTATGACAGCGAAGAGGCGAAAGACGCCGTGTCCCAGGGCATCGCCGCGCTGGACGCCGCCGCCGTGCAGGCCGGATTCGACGATTACCTGTCCGTCGGGTGGGAGGCGGATCGCGTCGCGATCCTGCGCCGGATCGAGGATACGCCCTTCTTCCAGTCCGTCCGCGGCGGGCTGGTGACGGGGCTGTATAACCAGAAGGAAATCTGGCCCGTCTTCGGATATGAGGGCGAGTCGTTCTCGCAGGGCGGCTATATCGACCGCGGCTTCGATGACATCGACTGGCTGTGA
- the secE gene encoding preprotein translocase subunit SecE gives MATNPVQFINQVRAEAAKITWPTRREVITTTIMVFIMAALTSLFFFLVDLVIRFGLTEGLRFISG, from the coding sequence GTGGCCACCAACCCCGTCCAGTTCATCAATCAGGTCCGCGCCGAGGCCGCCAAGATCACCTGGCCCACCCGCCGCGAGGTGATCACCACGACGATCATGGTGTTCATCATGGCGGCGCTGACCAGCCTGTTCTTCTTTCTGGTCGATCTGGTCATCCGCTTTGGCCTGACCGAGGGGCTGCGCTTTATCAGCGGCTGA
- the rplK gene encoding 50S ribosomal protein L11, with translation MAKKVVGSLKLQIKAGQANPSPPVGPALGQRGINIMEFCKAFNARTQEMEQGAPVPVVITYYADKSFTFETKTPPAAFLLKKAAGLKPVGKRNRARGSDKPGRAAAGSVTVKQVREIAEAKMPDLSATDIDQAMKIILGSAKSIGIEVKG, from the coding sequence ATGGCCAAGAAAGTCGTCGGCAGCCTGAAGCTGCAAATCAAGGCGGGGCAGGCGAACCCGTCGCCCCCGGTCGGCCCTGCACTGGGTCAGCGCGGGATCAACATCATGGAATTCTGCAAGGCGTTCAACGCCCGCACGCAGGAAATGGAACAGGGCGCCCCGGTTCCGGTCGTGATCACCTATTACGCCGACAAGTCGTTCACCTTCGAGACGAAGACGCCTCCGGCGGCCTTCCTGCTGAAGAAGGCGGCCGGGCTGAAGCCGGTGGGCAAGCGCAACCGCGCGCGCGGATCGGACAAGCCGGGCCGTGCCGCCGCCGGCAGCGTGACCGTCAAGCAGGTGCGCGAGATCGCCGAAGCGAAGATGCCGGATCTGTCCGCGACCGACATCGATCAGGCGATGAAGATCATCCTCGGCTCGGCGAAGTCGATCGGTATCGAGGTGAAGGGCTGA
- a CDS encoding GMC family oxidoreductase, translating into MAEAAKFELNDDSVVVIVGTGAGGGVLANELAQKGVKVVALEAGGRYMPEDYINDEWDSFGQLAWTDPRTTSGDWRVARDFSGLPAWIVKAVGGTSVHWAGASLRFQDHEWKARTTYGPVEGANLLDWPLDSAEMAPWYDKAETKLGVTGVGGRPRLPGSNNYKVFEKGALAIGYKEVHTGNMAINSVDYDDRMACQQTGFCFQGCKWGAKWSTAYTDIPRGEATGNLEVRDRAHAARILHDDTGKVTGVEYFDGDGNLHMQKARIVCVAGNSFESPRLLLNSASSMFPDGLANGSGQVGRNYMRHTTGSVYATFERPVRMWRGTTMAGIIRDEAKHDPSRGFVGGYELETLSLGLPFMAAFLDPGSWGREFTTALDSYENMAGMWIVGEDMPQEDNRVTLSDVEDGFGLKVANVNFSDHPNDIAMRTHAYGQGEAIYKAVGATRILPTPPYPSTHNLGTNRMSEKPEDGVVNRDGRAHEVKNLFVSDGSQFTTGAAENPTLTIVALAIRQADHIAREMSAGNV; encoded by the coding sequence ATGGCTGAGGCAGCGAAATTCGAACTGAACGACGACAGCGTGGTCGTCATCGTGGGCACCGGCGCGGGCGGCGGGGTTCTGGCCAACGAACTGGCGCAGAAGGGCGTCAAGGTCGTCGCGCTGGAGGCCGGCGGCCGATACATGCCCGAAGATTACATCAACGACGAATGGGACAGTTTCGGCCAGCTTGCCTGGACCGATCCGCGCACGACCAGCGGCGACTGGCGGGTGGCGCGCGATTTTTCCGGCCTGCCTGCGTGGATCGTGAAGGCGGTCGGCGGCACCTCGGTCCACTGGGCGGGGGCCAGCCTGCGGTTTCAGGACCACGAATGGAAGGCGCGCACCACCTATGGTCCGGTCGAGGGCGCGAACCTGCTGGACTGGCCGCTGGATTCGGCGGAGATGGCGCCGTGGTACGACAAGGCCGAGACCAAGCTGGGCGTCACCGGCGTCGGCGGGCGTCCGCGCCTGCCGGGCAGCAACAACTACAAGGTGTTCGAAAAGGGTGCGCTGGCGATCGGCTACAAGGAAGTGCACACCGGCAACATGGCGATCAACAGCGTCGATTACGACGATCGCATGGCTTGCCAGCAGACCGGGTTCTGCTTTCAGGGGTGCAAATGGGGCGCCAAGTGGTCCACCGCCTATACCGACATTCCGCGCGGCGAGGCGACCGGCAATCTGGAAGTGCGCGACCGCGCCCATGCGGCCCGCATCCTGCACGACGACACGGGCAAGGTGACGGGGGTCGAGTATTTCGACGGCGACGGCAATCTGCACATGCAGAAGGCGCGGATCGTCTGCGTCGCCGGGAACAGCTTTGAAAGTCCGCGCCTGCTGCTGAATTCGGCCAGCAGCATGTTTCCGGACGGGCTGGCGAACGGGTCGGGGCAGGTCGGTCGCAACTACATGCGGCACACGACCGGTTCGGTCTATGCGACGTTCGAGCGGCCGGTGCGCATGTGGCGCGGCACGACGATGGCCGGCATCATCCGCGACGAGGCCAAGCACGACCCCTCGCGCGGCTTTGTCGGCGGATACGAGCTGGAAACCCTCAGCCTCGGCCTGCCGTTCATGGCGGCGTTCCTGGACCCGGGTTCATGGGGGCGCGAATTCACCACCGCGCTGGACAGCTATGAGAACATGGCCGGCATGTGGATCGTGGGCGAGGACATGCCGCAGGAAGATAACCGCGTGACCCTGTCCGATGTCGAGGACGGGTTCGGCCTGAAGGTCGCGAACGTCAATTTCAGCGATCACCCCAACGACATCGCGATGCGCACCCACGCCTATGGGCAGGGCGAGGCGATCTACAAGGCGGTGGGGGCGACCCGCATCCTGCCGACGCCGCCCTATCCCTCGACCCATAATCTGGGCACGAACCGCATGTCGGAAAAGCCCGAAGACGGGGTGGTGAACCGCGACGGGCGCGCGCATGAGGTGAAGAACCTGTTTGTCAGCGACGGCAGCCAGTTCACGACGGGGGCTGCGGAAAACCCGACCCTGACGATCGTGGCGCTGGCGATCCGGCAGGCCGATCACATCGCCCGCGAGATGTCGGCCGGCAACGTCTGA
- a CDS encoding VOC family protein: MAKYIHSMIRVLDEARSVDFYRRCFGLEVADRLDFDDFTLVYLSNGESETELELTVNKGRTEPYDLGDGYGHVAFSVEDVDALHARLEAEGFAPRKLVDFAPGGEVIARFFFIADPDGYQIEVLRRGGRFR, from the coding sequence ATGGCGAAATACATCCATTCGATGATCCGCGTTCTGGACGAGGCACGCTCGGTCGATTTCTACCGGCGCTGTTTCGGGCTGGAGGTCGCAGACCGGCTGGATTTCGACGATTTCACGCTGGTTTACCTGTCCAACGGCGAAAGCGAGACGGAACTGGAACTGACCGTCAACAAGGGCCGGACCGAACCCTACGATCTGGGCGACGGCTATGGCCATGTGGCGTTTTCGGTCGAGGATGTGGACGCGCTGCACGCCCGGCTTGAGGCCGAGGGATTCGCGCCGCGCAAGCTGGTCGATTTCGCGCCCGGCGGCGAGGTGATCGCGCGGTTCTTCTTTATCGCGGACCCGGACGGATACCAGATCGAGGTGCTGCGGCGCGGCGGCCGGTTCAGATAG
- a CDS encoding SDR family NAD(P)-dependent oxidoreductase codes for MNMRFKDKTAIVTGGASGIGAAIAEQLTAEGATVVVADLKLDEAKAKADSLDRAIAVEVDVSDEEAVRAMIATAVDRTGALHLLVNNAGIGGPSAPTGDYPVDGWRKVIDVNLSGAFYGMRHAIPKMKKAGGGVIVNMASILSSVGFEGSVAYVAAKHGLLGLTKTAALEHAADNIRVNAVGPGFIRTPLIDENLDQDQQTQLAQLHAPGRLGRPEEVATLTAFLLSDEASFITGSYHLVDGGYTAR; via the coding sequence ATGAACATGCGTTTCAAGGACAAGACCGCCATCGTCACCGGCGGCGCCTCGGGGATCGGCGCGGCCATCGCCGAGCAACTGACCGCCGAGGGCGCGACGGTCGTCGTGGCTGATCTGAAGCTGGACGAGGCCAAGGCCAAGGCGGACAGTCTGGACCGCGCCATCGCGGTCGAGGTGGATGTCAGCGACGAGGAGGCCGTCAGGGCGATGATCGCCACCGCCGTCGACCGGACAGGCGCGCTGCATCTGCTGGTCAACAACGCGGGCATCGGCGGCCCCTCGGCGCCCACCGGCGATTATCCGGTCGATGGCTGGCGCAAGGTGATCGACGTCAACCTGTCGGGCGCCTTCTATGGCATGCGCCATGCCATTCCCAAAATGAAGAAGGCCGGCGGCGGCGTCATCGTCAACATGGCCTCGATCCTGAGCTCGGTCGGGTTCGAAGGCTCGGTCGCCTATGTCGCGGCCAAGCACGGGCTTCTGGGCCTGACCAAGACCGCCGCGCTTGAACATGCCGCCGACAATATCCGCGTCAACGCCGTCGGGCCAGGCTTCATCCGCACGCCGCTGATCGACGAGAATCTGGATCAGGACCAGCAGACCCAACTGGCGCAGCTACACGCGCCGGGCAGGCTGGGCCGCCCCGAAGAGGTCGCCACGCTGACCGCATTCCTGCTGTCGGACGAGGCCAGCTTCATCACCGGGTCCTATCACCTGGTCGATGGCGGCTATACCGCGCGCTGA
- a CDS encoding ABC transporter ATP-binding protein → MFAWFERRIDPYPSDTPAMPPRGLWRFVLHYSHGAIPWLVALGLFSGVIAVIEVMLFGWLGDLVDRLSDTPRDMFWAQEGARLAMMAVVLLIVLPVLNLLASLILHQSLMGNFPQRIRWQAHRYLLHQSIGYFQDEFAGRIAQRLMQTALAVREVAMKIMDVGSYVLIYFLGALVLAGSQDWRLALPFAGWAAAYGILLWLIVPRLGRVAEAQADARAGMTGRVVDSYANIATVKLFSHSAREEAWMKEGMDAFLHTVYRQMRLSTIQDVTLNAINVALIGAVTTLGLWLWSEGRIAVGALAVAVPLAMRLNNMSHWIMWEFAALFENIGTVRDGIASLSLPRQVLDAPDAMPLRPGPGEVRFDHVTFRYAGPRGARPLPVLDDLTLHVAPGERVGLVGRSGAGKSTLINLLLRFHDIEGGRIAIDGQDIARVTQDSLRAAIGVVTQDSSLLHRSVRDNIAYGRPDASEAQIAQALHMAEAHGFVPGLTDSHGRRGLDAHVGERGVKLSGGQRQRIAIARVALKDAPILILDEATSALDSEVEAAIQSRLDQLMRGKTVIAIAHRLSTIAAMDRLIVMDAGRIVEQGSHADLLARGGLYARLWARQSGGFLAADAAE, encoded by the coding sequence TTGTTCGCGTGGTTCGAACGACGCATCGACCCCTATCCGTCCGACACGCCGGCGATGCCGCCGCGCGGGCTGTGGCGGTTCGTGCTGCATTACAGCCACGGCGCGATCCCGTGGCTGGTCGCGCTTGGGCTGTTTTCGGGCGTGATCGCGGTGATCGAGGTGATGCTGTTCGGCTGGCTGGGCGATCTGGTGGACCGGCTGTCCGACACCCCGCGCGACATGTTCTGGGCGCAGGAGGGCGCGCGGCTGGCGATGATGGCGGTGGTGCTGCTGATCGTGCTGCCGGTGCTGAACCTGCTGGCCTCGCTGATCCTGCACCAGTCGCTGATGGGCAATTTCCCGCAACGCATCCGCTGGCAGGCGCATCGCTATCTGCTGCACCAGTCGATCGGCTATTTCCAGGACGAGTTCGCGGGTCGGATCGCGCAGCGGCTGATGCAGACCGCGCTGGCGGTGCGCGAGGTGGCGATGAAGATCATGGATGTGGGCAGCTATGTGCTGATCTATTTCCTCGGCGCGCTGGTGCTGGCCGGATCGCAGGACTGGCGGCTGGCGCTGCCATTCGCGGGCTGGGCCGCGGCCTATGGCATCCTTCTGTGGCTGATCGTGCCGCGTCTGGGCCGGGTGGCCGAGGCGCAGGCCGACGCGCGGGCGGGCATGACCGGCCGCGTCGTGGACAGCTATGCCAACATCGCCACGGTCAAGCTGTTCTCGCATTCCGCGCGCGAAGAAGCGTGGATGAAGGAGGGAATGGATGCGTTCCTGCACACCGTCTATCGGCAGATGCGGCTGTCCACGATCCAGGACGTGACGCTGAACGCGATCAATGTCGCGCTGATCGGCGCGGTGACGACGCTTGGCCTGTGGCTGTGGTCCGAAGGGCGGATCGCGGTCGGCGCGCTGGCCGTCGCCGTGCCGCTGGCGATGCGGCTGAACAACATGTCGCACTGGATCATGTGGGAATTCGCCGCGCTGTTCGAAAATATCGGCACCGTGCGCGACGGCATCGCCAGCCTTTCGCTGCCGCGTCAGGTGCTGGACGCGCCCGACGCCATGCCCCTGCGGCCCGGCCCGGGCGAGGTGCGGTTCGACCATGTCACCTTCCGCTATGCCGGCCCGCGGGGCGCGCGGCCCCTGCCGGTGCTGGACGATCTGACGCTGCATGTCGCGCCCGGCGAACGGGTGGGGCTGGTCGGGCGGTCCGGCGCGGGCAAGTCCACGCTGATCAACCTGCTGCTGCGCTTTCACGACATCGAAGGCGGCCGCATCGCCATCGACGGGCAGGACATCGCCCGCGTCACCCAGGACAGCCTGCGCGCGGCCATCGGCGTCGTCACCCAGGACAGCAGCCTGCTGCACCGTTCGGTGCGCGACAACATCGCCTATGGCCGCCCCGACGCGTCCGAGGCCCAGATCGCGCAGGCCCTGCACATGGCCGAGGCGCACGGGTTCGTGCCGGGCCTGACCGACAGCCATGGCCGGCGCGGGCTGGACGCGCATGTGGGCGAACGCGGCGTCAAGCTGTCGGGCGGCCAGCGACAGCGCATCGCCATTGCCCGTGTCGCGCTGAAGGACGCGCCGATCCTGATCCTGGACGAGGCGACCAGCGCCCTGGACAGCGAGGTCGAGGCCGCGATCCAGTCGCGCCTGGACCAGCTGATGCGCGGCAAGACGGTCATCGCCATCGCCCACCGCCTGTCCACCATCGCCGCGATGGACCGGCTGATCGTGATGGATGCGGGCCGGATCGTGGAACAGGGCAGCCATGCCGACCTGCTGGCGCGGGGCGGGCTTTACGCGCGGCTGTGGGCGCGGCAATCGGGCGGTTTCCTTGCCGCCGACGCGGCCGAATAG